Proteins encoded in a region of the Prunus persica cultivar Lovell chromosome G4, Prunus_persica_NCBIv2, whole genome shotgun sequence genome:
- the LOC18780603 gene encoding dolichyl-diphosphooligosaccharide--protein glycosyltransferase subunit DAD1, whose amino-acid sequence MGKASTSSTTKDALALFSSLRSAYSATPITLKIIDLYVAFAVSTALIQVVYMAIVGSFPFNSFLSGVLSCTGTAVLAVCLRIQVNKENKEFKDLPPERAFADFVLCNLVLHLVIMNFLG is encoded by the exons ATGGGGAAAGCATCGACATCGTCAACGACCAAGGACGCGCTTGCCCTCTTCAGTTCTCTTCGCTCAGCTTACTCTGCCACTCCCATCACCCTCAAG ATCATTGATCTCTATGTTGCTTTCGCTGTGTCCACAGCTCTCATCCAG GTAGTTTACATGGCTATCGTCGGATCATTCCCATTTAACTCATTTCTCTCAGGAGTACTTTCTTGTACAGGGACAGCAGTCCTTGCTG TTTGTCTCCGTATTCAagtgaacaaagaaaacaaagaatttaAG GATTTACCACCAGAACGGGCTTTTGCAGATTTTGTTCTCTGCAACTTGGTGCTGCACTTGGTGATTATGAATTTCCTTGGATAA
- the LOC18779005 gene encoding pyruvate kinase, cytosolic isozyme has translation MANIDIGGIMKDLPNDGRIPKTKIVCTLGPSSRSVVMLEKLLRAGMNVARFNFSHGTHDYHQETLNNLRTAMHNTQILCAIMLDTKGPEIRTGFLNGGKPIQLKEGQEITITIDYDIKGDQEMISMSYKKLAVDLKPGNTILCADGTISLTVLSCDPAAGTVRCRCENTAMLGERKNVNLPGVVVDLPTLTEKDKEDILEWGVPNKIDMIALSFVRKGSDLVNVRKVLGPHAKHIQLMSKVENQEGVINFDDILRETDSFMVARGDLGMEIPVEKIFLAQKMMIYKCNLVGKPVVTATQMLESMIKSPRPTRAEATDVANAVLDGTDCVMLSGESAAGSYPELAVKIMARICIEAESSLDYGAIFKEMIKSTPLPMSPLESLASSAVRTANKARAKLIVVLTRGGSTAKLVAKYRPAVPILSVVVPVLTTDSFDWSCSDETPARHSLIYRGLIPLLAEGSAKATDAESTEVILEAALKSATERGLCKLGDAVVALHRIGVASVIKICVVK, from the exons ATGGCGAACATAGACATCGGGGGAATAATGAAGGATCTGCCTAATGATGGGCGTATCCCCAAAACGAAGATCGTGTGCACGTTGGGCCCATCCTCCCGGTCGGTGGTGATGTTGGAGAAGCTGCTGAGGGCTGGCATGAACGTCGCCCGCTTTAACTTCTCCCATGGGACCCACGACTACCACCAGGAGACCCTAAACAATCTCCGCACTGCCATGCACAACACCCAGATCCTCTGCGCCATCATGCTCGACACCAag gGGCCTGAGATTCGTACTGGATTCCTCAATGGTGGCAAACCTATTCAACTTAAGGAAGGGCAGGAAATCACCATTACTATTGATTACGACATTAAGGGGGACCAAGAGATGATTTCCATGAGCTACAAGAAGCTGGCTGTGGACTTGAAGCCTGGAAATACCATTTTATGTGCAGATGGTACCATTTCCCTCACTGTATTGTCTTGTGATCCAGCAGCTGGTACAGTTAGGTGCCGCTGTGAGAACACTGCAATGCTGGGTGAGAGAAAAAATGTCAATCTTCCTGGTGTTGTGGTGGATCTTCCTACACTGACAGAGAAGGATAAGGAAGATATTCTGGAATGGGGTGTGCCCAACAAGATTGATATGATTGCTCTTTCATTTGTACGCAAGGGATCAGATCTTGTTAATGTCCGTAAAGTTCTTGGACCCCATGCCAAGCACATACAATTGATGTCAAAG GTTGAGAACCAGGAAGGAGTTATCAACTTTGATGATATATTGCGTGAGACTGATTCATTCATGGTTGCCCGTGGTGATCTTGGAATGGAAATCCCAGTTGAAAAAATCTTCCTGGCACAGAAAATGATGATATATAAGTGTAATCTTGTGGGGAAGCCTGTGGTCACTGCCACTCAGATGCTTGAATCAATGATCAAGTCTCCGCGGCCAACCCGTGCTGAAGCCACAGATGTAGCTAATGCTGTCCTTGATGGCACTGATTGTGTCATGCTTAGTGGTGAGAGTGCAGCTGGGTCCTATCCGGAACTTGCTGTGAAGATCATGGCTCGAATATGTATTGAGGCAGAATCTTCCCTTGATTACGGGGCTATCTTTAAGGAGATGATAAAGTCGACACCACTTCCAATGAGCCCGTTGGAGAGTCTTGCATCCTCCGCTGTCCGAACAGCCAACAAGGCCAGAGCCAAACTCATTgttgtgttgacacgtggtgGGAGCACAGCCAAATTGGTGGCCAAGTACAGGCCAGCAGTTCCTATCCTGTCGGTGGTTGTTCCAGTTTTGACAACAGACTCATTTGATTGGAGCTGCAGTGATGAGACCCCGGCAAGGCATAGCCTGATCTACAGGGGGCTGATTCCTCTATTGGCTGAAGGATCTGCAAAAGCTACTGATGCAGAATCCACGGAGGTGATCCTGGAAGCTGCTCTCAAGTCAGCAACAGAGAGGGGACTGTGCAAGCTTGGTGATGCAGTGGTGGCACTTCATCGTATTGGAGTCGCCTCTGTTATTAAGATCTGCGtggtaaaataa
- the LOC109948939 gene encoding uncharacterized protein LOC109948939, producing MQLVGETRATNYFHSNSMLVNHRQVLNPSRFASSGGYPVLHSSGLQHWFKNWQGHRKHKLTASTFAAAVGFFHRRRLQLWLEKIGAIEPFSGNLATCWSNIKEEEALERYKLITGNSVLFPEFQVYGNTNAGDDWLGASPDGVVDRLVYGLSSRGVLEIKCPFFDGNMKKATPWPRIPLYCVPQAQGLMEILDRDWMDFYVWTPKGSSLFRLYRDAEYWDVLKMVLSDFWWNHVQPAREMCSKSQITDPLVELRSLKPAPRHEMCSYVVYESKRVVDSSKLLMREINGKLIN from the coding sequence ATGCAATTAGTCGGAGAAACTAGAGCAACCAATTATTTTCATAGTAATAGTATGCTTGTTAACCACAGACAAGTTCTCAATCCTTCGAGATTTGCTTCATCTGGAGGTTATCCTGTTCTTCACTCAAGTGGACTTCAGCACTGGTTCAAAAATTGGCAAGGACACAGAAAACATAAACTGACAGCTAGCACTTTTGCTGCCGCCGTTGGTTTTTTCCATCGCCGAAGACTCCAGCTTTGGTTAGAGAAGATTGGAGCAATTGAGCCATTTTCGGGTAACCTGGCTACCTGTTGGAGCAATatcaaagaagaggaagcactTGAAAGATACAAGCTGATAACAGGAAATTCTGTCTTGTTTCCTGAATTTCAAGTCTATGGTAATACAAATGCTGGAGATGATTGGCTAGGAGCTTCACCAGACGGGGTGGTTGATAGGCTGGTATACGGATTGTCTTCACGAGGAGTACTGGAGATTAAGTGCCCATTTTTCGATGGAAATATGAAAAAGGCTACCCCTTGGCCGCGAATTCCTTTGTACTGTGTTCCACAGGCTCAGGGTTTAATGGAAATACTTGACAGGGATTGGATGGATTTCTATGTTTGGACTCCTAAAGGGAGTAGCCTATTCAGGTTATACAGGGATGCAGAGTACTGGGATGTTTTGAAAATGGTTCTCTCAGATTTTTGGTGGAATCATGTCCAGCCAGCAAGGGAGATGTGCAGTAAGTCTCAGATTACTGATCCCCTTGTTGAATTAAGATCGCTCAAACCAGCACCCAGGCATGAAATGTGTAGTTATGTAGTTTATGAAAGCAAACGCGTTGTTGATAGCTCCAAGTTATTGATGCGTGAAATCAATGGCAAACTGATAAACTGA